One region of Chlorobiota bacterium genomic DNA includes:
- a CDS encoding Gfo/Idh/MocA family oxidoreductase, whose product MDLLQPPFNIGIIGCGAIAREHLSAIQAIDGLRPYAYCDVHPERATALLHDHGGSYATAAPERLLGDPNIQALYICTHHDTHTQLAVAACKAGKHVMMEKPLALTVEECAEIGQAVEESGVRFMTGFKLRYNPVVLKLREFLPNPTFVMAQIMDTRWPDDFWAQDPQKGGGNVLSQGCHAMDLACHLNGSDPTEIFAECGTRSHTGTEVIDSLVATIRFANGNFASVAIGDSGTVPYLSKFTFQAVGGGRSALLHDRLKRGEYFDGEASQTVVQEREMGMEGENREFLAALAEGRPPATGWRDGLRATAMVRAAFRAAETRMAQPLTLPTNR is encoded by the coding sequence ATGGACCTTTTGCAACCCCCGTTCAACATTGGGATTATCGGCTGCGGCGCGATTGCCCGCGAGCATCTATCCGCCATTCAAGCGATTGATGGACTAAGGCCCTACGCCTACTGTGATGTGCACCCCGAGCGAGCTACGGCACTGCTGCACGACCACGGCGGAAGCTACGCCACCGCCGCGCCGGAACGCCTGCTGGGGGACCCGAATATTCAAGCCCTGTACATCTGCACCCACCACGACACCCACACCCAGCTTGCCGTTGCCGCCTGCAAGGCAGGGAAGCACGTGATGATGGAAAAACCGCTGGCACTCACCGTTGAAGAATGCGCCGAAATCGGTCAGGCTGTTGAGGAATCCGGGGTGAGGTTTATGACTGGCTTCAAGCTCCGCTACAACCCTGTGGTGCTGAAGCTGCGGGAGTTTCTCCCCAACCCAACGTTCGTCATGGCGCAAATTATGGACACCCGCTGGCCGGATGATTTTTGGGCGCAGGACCCGCAGAAAGGTGGGGGGAATGTGCTGTCGCAAGGGTGCCACGCCATGGACCTTGCGTGCCACCTGAATGGTTCCGATCCAACAGAAATTTTTGCCGAGTGCGGAACCCGCAGCCACACCGGAACCGAGGTGATTGATTCCCTTGTTGCCACCATCCGCTTTGCCAACGGAAATTTTGCCAGCGTGGCGATTGGCGACAGCGGAACCGTCCCCTATCTCTCCAAATTCACCTTCCAAGCCGTTGGCGGCGGGCGTTCGGCATTGCTGCACGACCGCTTGAAACGCGGGGAATATTTCGATGGCGAGGCCTCCCAGACGGTGGTGCAGGAGCGCGAAATGGGGATGGAGGGGGAGAACCGTGAGTTCCTTGCCGCGCTGGCCGAGGGCCGCCCGCCCGCAACTGGTTGGCGCGATGGTTTGCGGGCAACGGCAATGGTCCGCGCTGCGTTCCGCGCCGCCGAAACACGCATGGCGCAACCGCTTACCCTTCCCACAAACCGATGA
- a CDS encoding dihydrodipicolinate synthase family protein, which translates to MYAAVPTSIAHRLASGVVIPAHPLALTPERRLDERRQRALTRYYLSAGAGGVAVGVHTTQFSIRQPQHGLFRAVLELAAETAAEFQASTPVLVAGICGRTQQAVAEAATAAELGYHAGLVSLSAFAGASEQEALEHCRAVAQGIPLFGFYLQPAVGGRALSAEFWRQFAQIPNVVAIKISPFNRYHTIDVLRGVIESGRGDQIALVTGNDDAIVADLLAEYQMPHNGMIHRKRIVGGLLGHWAFWTQRAVELLKRCHAEYASGAITPSLLTLGAQITEANGAFFDFANGFAGCIPGIHEALRRSGLLANRFCLDPHEELSPGQLREIDRIYQLYPHLTDDSFVREHLDHWLR; encoded by the coding sequence ATGTACGCTGCCGTTCCCACCTCCATTGCCCACCGGCTTGCTTCCGGCGTGGTGATCCCCGCGCACCCCCTTGCCCTTACCCCCGAACGCCGCCTTGACGAACGCCGCCAGCGCGCCCTTACCCGATACTACCTTTCGGCTGGCGCAGGGGGCGTTGCCGTTGGGGTTCACACCACGCAATTCTCCATTCGCCAGCCGCAGCACGGGTTGTTCCGTGCGGTGCTGGAGCTTGCGGCGGAAACCGCTGCCGAGTTCCAAGCCAGCACGCCGGTGCTGGTTGCCGGCATCTGCGGGCGGACCCAGCAAGCCGTTGCCGAAGCCGCAACCGCTGCCGAGCTTGGCTACCATGCCGGGCTGGTTTCCCTTTCGGCATTTGCGGGCGCAAGCGAGCAGGAGGCGTTAGAGCATTGCCGTGCGGTTGCCCAGGGGATTCCGCTTTTTGGTTTCTACCTTCAGCCAGCGGTTGGCGGGCGGGCGTTGTCGGCGGAATTCTGGCGGCAGTTTGCCCAGATTCCGAACGTGGTGGCGATTAAAATTTCCCCGTTCAACCGCTACCACACCATTGACGTTCTGCGCGGCGTGATCGAGTCGGGAAGGGGGGACCAGATTGCGCTGGTTACCGGCAACGACGACGCAATCGTTGCCGACCTGCTGGCGGAGTACCAGATGCCGCACAACGGCATGATCCACCGCAAACGGATTGTTGGCGGGCTGCTTGGCCATTGGGCGTTTTGGACGCAACGGGCTGTTGAGCTTTTGAAGCGATGCCATGCCGAGTATGCCAGCGGCGCAATCACCCCAAGCCTGCTGACGCTTGGGGCGCAGATCACCGAAGCAAACGGCGCGTTCTTCGATTTCGCCAACGGGTTTGCCGGATGCATCCCGGGAATCCACGAAGCGTTGCGGCGGTCCGGTTTGCTGGCCAATCGCTTCTGCTTGGACCCCCACGAGGAGCTTTCCCCGGGCCAGCTGCGGGAGATTGACCGCATCTATCAACTCTACCCCCATCTTACCGATGATTCCTTCGTCCGCGAACACCTTGACCACTGGCTGAGATGA
- a CDS encoding glycosyltransferase family 4 protein, with protein sequence MRIAFVSQTWPENATVEFAGSSVQVYYLAQEFARRGHEVLLILTHQIDPVNSPYPTLTIQTTPIVSGLRNHLGTSWQRSVQNYLSNFQPDIVYQRGKLPESVACAAYCKKNNALFVWLSNSDESGKRKKFLTKRRNHPNPNAIRQTGRIVEAVAADWLIERAIRTASIVIAQNAYQADLLRKNFAMDPIILGSGHQIPARDERPPSNELSVLWLANVTPVKRPLLFVEVAEHVSGDPIRFTMAGAMHNQELRQEIQQRTARLPRFTLVGHVPFHQSNSFFRAADVFVTTSSSEGLPNTLVQACIHGVPIISLQNDPDGVINKHGFGIVVGSVAELANALRQLASNHQARKEMGRRAREFAEENYDIRILVDKLTEVFQQRLHRQKFAGSIP encoded by the coding sequence ATGAGGATTGCCTTCGTATCGCAAACGTGGCCCGAGAACGCGACCGTTGAGTTCGCCGGCTCCAGCGTGCAGGTCTATTATCTTGCCCAGGAGTTCGCCCGGCGCGGCCACGAAGTCCTGCTGATCCTTACCCACCAGATAGACCCCGTCAACTCCCCCTATCCCACCTTAACAATCCAAACCACCCCAATCGTTTCCGGGCTGCGGAACCATTTGGGCACATCGTGGCAACGCTCCGTCCAGAACTATCTCTCCAACTTCCAACCGGACATCGTCTATCAGCGGGGGAAGCTCCCTGAGTCGGTGGCGTGTGCTGCCTATTGCAAAAAGAACAACGCCCTGTTTGTGTGGCTAAGCAACAGCGACGAAAGTGGCAAGCGGAAAAAATTTCTGACGAAGCGGCGGAACCACCCAAACCCAAATGCCATCCGGCAAACGGGGCGGATTGTGGAGGCCGTTGCCGCGGATTGGCTGATTGAACGCGCCATTCGCACCGCCTCAATCGTGATTGCCCAAAATGCTTACCAGGCCGATCTGCTCCGCAAAAATTTTGCGATGGACCCGATCATCCTCGGCTCGGGACACCAGATTCCAGCAAGGGACGAACGCCCGCCAAGCAACGAACTCTCGGTGCTGTGGCTGGCAAACGTCACCCCGGTGAAACGCCCGCTGCTGTTTGTTGAGGTGGCGGAACATGTATCGGGCGATCCCATCCGCTTCACCATGGCCGGGGCAATGCACAACCAGGAGCTACGCCAGGAAATCCAGCAGCGAACCGCACGGCTGCCACGCTTCACTCTGGTTGGCCACGTCCCGTTCCACCAGTCAAATTCCTTTTTCCGCGCGGCTGATGTTTTTGTCACCACCTCAAGCAGCGAAGGGTTGCCGAACACGCTGGTGCAAGCCTGCATCCATGGCGTGCCGATTATCAGCCTGCAGAACGATCCCGATGGTGTCATCAACAAGCATGGGTTCGGGATTGTGGTGGGGTCCGTTGCCGAGCTTGCCAACGCCCTTCGCCAGCTTGCCAGCAATCACCAAGCAAGAAAAGAAATGGGGCGAAGAGCAAGGGAGTTTGCCGAGGAGAACTACGATATTCGGATATTGGTTGACAAGCTGACGGAGGTGTTCCAGCAAAGGCTCCATCGCCAAAAATTTGCTGGCAGCATTCCGTAA
- the rpsT gene encoding 30S ribosomal protein S20: MPQHVSAEKRVRQTARRRARNRFNKVMMRNALKAVNTAATKDELAENIRQATRILDRLATKGLIHKNFAANRKSKMAHKLAAMAA, encoded by the coding sequence ATGCCTCAGCACGTATCAGCAGAAAAACGAGTTCGCCAGACGGCACGCCGCCGCGCCCGTAATCGCTTCAACAAAGTGATGATGCGCAATGCGTTGAAAGCCGTGAACACCGCCGCCACCAAGGATGAGCTGGCCGAAAACATCCGCCAAGCAACACGTATCCTTGACCGCTTGGCAACCAAGGGATTGATCCACAAAAATTTTGCCGCAAACCGCAAGTCCAAAATGGCTCACAAGTTGGCCGCGATGGCTGCGTAA
- the bamD gene encoding outer membrane protein assembly factor BamD yields the protein MRHLSLLLLLAATAASISGCSGSGNSTQTMTTAERFQEAMRLLEDKDYIKAAELFDVIVTQDPAADVADDAQFYLAETYYRDEQFKLAAFHYNKLLRSFPSSPYYKRGLFQTAMCYFESSPKFDRDQGDTETAIRQFKIFADLYPEDDSLNTIARERVAELRDKLAQKEFSIAEQYRKLDDPRAALIYYQKVIDLYPDSRYQVPALEEKARTLKLLGRDKEAMSAVQKFIDENPTNPLLGRIREVQQELLR from the coding sequence ATGCGTCATCTCTCTCTGCTTCTTCTGCTTGCGGCCACTGCTGCCAGCATTTCCGGTTGCTCCGGATCGGGGAACTCCACCCAAACCATGACAACCGCCGAACGGTTCCAAGAAGCCATGCGGCTGCTTGAGGACAAGGACTATATCAAAGCTGCGGAACTGTTCGACGTTATCGTCACCCAGGACCCCGCCGCCGACGTTGCCGACGACGCGCAGTTCTACCTTGCCGAAACCTACTACCGCGACGAGCAATTCAAGCTGGCGGCGTTCCACTACAACAAACTGCTCCGCTCCTTCCCCAGCAGCCCTTACTACAAGCGCGGATTGTTCCAAACGGCGATGTGCTACTTTGAGTCGTCGCCAAAGTTCGACCGCGACCAGGGGGACACCGAAACGGCAATCCGGCAGTTCAAAATCTTTGCCGACCTTTATCCCGAGGACGACAGCTTAAACACCATTGCTCGCGAACGGGTGGCCGAACTTCGTGATAAGCTGGCGCAGAAAGAATTCTCGATTGCCGAGCAGTACCGCAAGTTGGACGACCCACGCGCCGCGCTGATCTACTACCAAAAAGTGATAGACCTCTATCCCGACAGCCGCTACCAGGTCCCAGCGTTGGAGGAAAAAGCCCGCACCCTGAAGCTGCTGGGCCGCGACAAGGAAGCGATGAGCGCGGTGCAGAAATTCATTGATGAAAACCCCACAAACCCGCTTCTTGGAAGAATCCGAGAAGTGCAACAAGAACTTTTACGCTAA
- a CDS encoding acyl-CoA thioesterase: MNTISSAEPRTVAESQVVMTELVLPNDTNQLGNLLGGRLMHWIDIAAALVAMRHSRRVCVTASVDGMSFHAPIKLGNVVILKASVNRVFNTSMEVGVRVEMENPQTGTLLHANTAYLTFVGIDEAGKPLPALPVIPETDDERRRYDAAGIRRAGRLENRKRIEALL, translated from the coding sequence ATGAATACCATCTCTTCCGCCGAACCCCGCACCGTCGCCGAATCGCAAGTGGTGATGACCGAGCTGGTCCTGCCGAACGACACCAACCAACTTGGCAACCTGCTGGGGGGGCGGCTGATGCACTGGATTGACATCGCCGCCGCGCTGGTTGCCATGCGCCACTCGCGCCGCGTGTGCGTCACCGCATCGGTGGATGGCATGAGCTTCCATGCGCCGATCAAGCTGGGAAATGTGGTGATCCTGAAGGCCTCGGTCAACCGCGTCTTCAACACCTCGATGGAGGTTGGGGTCCGGGTTGAAATGGAGAATCCGCAGACCGGAACACTGCTCCACGCCAACACCGCCTACCTGACGTTTGTTGGGATTGATGAAGCGGGGAAACCGTTGCCAGCATTGCCCGTGATCCCCGAAACGGACGACGAACGCCGCCGCTACGATGCCGCCGGAATCCGCCGCGCCGGGCGGCTTGAGAACCGCAAACGGATCGAAGCGTTGCTGTAA
- a CDS encoding ABC transporter ATP-binding protein: MTAPPRPALKVAGIAKQFGLRTIFSNITFQLAAGDVLAVTGNNGSGKSTLVKVLANVAERTEGAVEWSLQETPLPDEQLPQHLGFVAPYLQLYTEFTAWEHLEMVQKLRGLPLGEEYGKELFQRFGLLGREHELLRTFSSGMLQRVKFICALAHLPTFLILDEPTTNLDEKGIEAMRQIVAEGAPNRITIIATNDADDLTMCSLRLGLG, encoded by the coding sequence ATGACCGCCCCACCCCGCCCCGCACTGAAGGTCGCCGGCATTGCCAAACAATTCGGGCTGCGGACGATTTTCTCCAACATCACTTTCCAGCTTGCTGCGGGCGATGTTTTGGCGGTTACGGGGAACAACGGCTCGGGGAAATCAACGCTGGTGAAGGTGCTGGCCAACGTGGCCGAACGCACCGAAGGGGCCGTGGAATGGAGCCTGCAAGAAACGCCCCTGCCGGATGAACAACTGCCGCAACATTTGGGATTTGTTGCCCCCTACCTTCAGCTTTACACCGAGTTCACCGCGTGGGAGCATTTGGAGATGGTGCAAAAACTGCGCGGGCTTCCGCTTGGGGAAGAGTATGGGAAGGAGTTGTTCCAGCGGTTTGGATTGTTGGGAAGGGAGCACGAGCTGCTCCGCACGTTCAGCAGTGGGATGCTTCAGCGGGTGAAGTTCATTTGCGCGCTGGCCCACTTGCCAACGTTCCTAATTCTTGATGAACCAACCACCAACCTGGACGAGAAGGGAATCGAAGCCATGCGCCAGATTGTGGCCGAAGGCGCGCCCAACCGCATCACCATCATCGCCACCAACGATGCCGATGATTTAACGATGTGCTCGCTGCGGTTGGGGTTGGGGTAA
- a CDS encoding SRPBCC domain-containing protein, with the protein MKELQFSVEINATKERVWETLWQDESLREWASIIDPGTYMVGDLKEGSEVQFISSESGYGVTSLVEKLTVNEFLLLRHRADTQEEGAQERDNEWTGGEETYALSESNGATTLTVAFDVPPELEGYFKTNYPKALNRVKELAEGEK; encoded by the coding sequence ATGAAAGAACTTCAATTCTCCGTTGAGATCAATGCCACGAAAGAAAGAGTTTGGGAGACTTTGTGGCAGGACGAATCGCTCCGTGAATGGGCAAGCATCATTGACCCGGGAACGTACATGGTGGGCGATTTGAAAGAAGGGAGTGAGGTCCAGTTCATCTCCTCCGAAAGTGGCTACGGCGTAACAAGTTTGGTGGAGAAACTCACGGTGAACGAGTTCCTTCTGCTCAGGCACCGTGCCGACACGCAGGAAGAAGGGGCGCAAGAGCGCGACAATGAGTGGACCGGCGGCGAAGAAACCTACGCACTCTCAGAAAGCAACGGGGCAACAACGCTAACCGTGGCATTTGATGTTCCGCCGGAATTAGAAGGGTATTTCAAGACCAACTACCCCAAAGCTCTGAACCGAGTAAAGGAATTGGCGGAGGGGGAGAAGTGA
- a CDS encoding RNA methyltransferase, with protein sequence MRKNYDDPIPEPPLDPLVVDPTAFRTEQRLARLRATIERRQPTLHLVMEDVHDPHNVSAVLRTCEAVGVGMVHLVYVEEKFPKIGRTSSASAWKWVNIQRYDSIEECYGALRLQGCQIYATDLSERAQSLYTLDLASPVALVFGNEHRGVSPQASSLADGNLLIPMTGLVQSLNISVACAVTLYEAYRQREAAGLYAKPQFPPEMVESLVMEWARK encoded by the coding sequence ATGCGAAAAAACTACGACGACCCAATCCCCGAGCCACCCCTTGATCCATTGGTGGTGGATCCCACTGCGTTCCGAACCGAGCAGCGGCTTGCGCGGCTTCGGGCCACCATCGAACGCCGCCAGCCAACGCTCCATCTGGTGATGGAAGATGTGCACGATCCCCACAACGTTTCGGCAGTGCTCCGGACCTGCGAAGCGGTGGGCGTGGGGATGGTGCATCTGGTCTATGTGGAGGAAAAATTCCCGAAGATTGGCCGCACAAGCTCGGCCAGCGCGTGGAAATGGGTGAACATCCAGCGGTACGACTCCATCGAGGAATGCTACGGCGCGCTCCGTTTGCAGGGCTGCCAGATTTACGCCACGGACCTTAGCGAGCGGGCGCAAAGCCTTTACACGCTGGACCTTGCCAGCCCCGTGGCGTTGGTGTTTGGGAACGAGCATCGCGGGGTGTCGCCCCAGGCCTCAAGCCTTGCCGACGGGAACCTCCTGATCCCGATGACAGGGCTGGTTCAAAGCCTGAACATCTCCGTTGCCTGCGCCGTCACCCTGTACGAAGCCTACCGCCAGCGCGAAGCCGCCGGGCTGTACGCCAAACCACAGTTCCCCCCCGAAATGGTCGAATCGCTGGTGATGGAATGGGCAAGAAAATGA
- a CDS encoding bifunctional (p)ppGpp synthetase/guanosine-3',5'-bis(diphosphate) 3'-pyrophosphohydrolase: MVTKKNKGATSEPSPKGNGVRKAERKAAVAPPAAPSASGTDHPNGLPVHEPVDLSAKHKAQARAALGTLLEFAKRNLRNCDADLISRAFYLCVDAHKNTIRASGEPYWTHPFAVALIVAKEIPLDDVSVASALLHDVVEDTHYTIEDIRAEFGPVIAEIVDGATKITDVFKSHEVTQAASYRKLLLSMVNDVRVMLVKFADRLHNMRTLEYLSPQKQQRMAKETLDIFAPFAHRFGLGNIKWELEDLSFKYLNTEAYNQLKLSLNAKRQEREAYIERCVQPINERLTDEGWKFELIGRPKHLYSIYNKMLIQGKTLDEIHDLFAIRVILDTDHPNDCFTVYGIISEIYTPVPERFKNYISVPKKNGYQSIHTTVIGPDGRQLEVQIRSRKMHEIAEKGVAAHFIYKETSVNPLIQEDHQLEEWVNWIRDVFETTSGEDAPGQVLESFRLNLFQDEIYLFTPKGELRILPKGATPIDFAFDIHSKVGWHCIGAKVNGRIVPLDTELKSGDQVEILTSKNQTPSANWEKFAVTHKARSGVRKWLNEDHRKRIQAGREAFERRAKKEKLHINDDELERVAHQLRFENRGEFFAEIGYERIAPEAAVAMVRDRMKAASPAAQQPKEEVSALDGQAIYNRFVNDARTTTTGIIVDGTLQGMKYTYAGCCNPIPGDQVIGVVTTGKGVTIHRVTCSNVLAMLRNPKMSNRIIDVRFASADGFEFLSAIKVTGEDRPGILNDLTHAILSYQNTNIRSVNIESQDSLFEGVLTVIVKNIDHLHRLMERLRKIRNVQNVERFEQGSGE; encoded by the coding sequence ATGGTGACGAAAAAGAATAAAGGAGCAACATCTGAGCCATCCCCAAAAGGGAACGGCGTGCGGAAGGCCGAGCGGAAAGCTGCGGTCGCGCCCCCGGCTGCCCCTTCCGCTTCCGGTACCGACCACCCCAACGGCCTTCCCGTTCACGAGCCGGTGGACCTTTCGGCCAAGCACAAGGCGCAAGCCCGCGCCGCGCTGGGGACCTTGCTAGAGTTCGCAAAGCGGAACCTTCGGAACTGCGATGCGGATTTAATCAGCCGTGCGTTCTACCTGTGCGTTGATGCCCACAAAAACACGATTCGCGCCTCGGGCGAGCCATACTGGACCCACCCGTTCGCCGTGGCGTTGATTGTGGCAAAGGAGATTCCGCTGGATGATGTTTCCGTTGCTTCGGCACTCCTCCATGATGTTGTGGAGGACACCCATTACACCATCGAGGATATCCGCGCCGAGTTCGGCCCGGTGATTGCCGAGATTGTTGACGGCGCAACCAAAATCACCGATGTCTTCAAAAGCCACGAGGTGACCCAGGCGGCAAGCTACCGCAAACTTCTCCTCTCGATGGTCAACGACGTTCGGGTGATGCTGGTGAAGTTTGCCGACCGCCTGCACAACATGAGGACCCTGGAATACCTTTCCCCGCAAAAGCAGCAACGCATGGCGAAGGAGACGCTGGACATCTTTGCTCCGTTCGCCCACCGCTTCGGGTTGGGGAATATCAAGTGGGAGTTGGAGGACCTGTCGTTCAAGTACTTGAATACGGAAGCCTACAATCAGCTAAAGCTCAGCTTGAACGCAAAACGGCAGGAGCGGGAGGCGTACATCGAGCGGTGCGTCCAGCCAATCAACGAGCGGCTGACCGATGAGGGGTGGAAATTTGAGCTGATTGGCCGCCCGAAGCACCTGTACTCCATCTACAACAAGATGCTGATTCAGGGGAAGACGCTGGATGAAATCCACGACCTGTTCGCCATTCGGGTGATCCTTGACACCGACCATCCGAACGACTGCTTCACGGTGTACGGCATCATCTCGGAAATCTACACGCCGGTCCCCGAACGCTTCAAAAACTACATTTCGGTCCCAAAAAAGAATGGCTATCAGTCCATCCACACCACGGTGATCGGGCCGGATGGGCGGCAGCTTGAGGTCCAGATCCGCAGCCGCAAAATGCACGAGATTGCCGAGAAAGGGGTGGCCGCGCATTTTATCTACAAGGAGACCTCCGTCAACCCGCTGATCCAGGAAGATCACCAGCTTGAGGAGTGGGTCAATTGGATTCGGGATGTGTTCGAGACCACCTCCGGCGAGGATGCTCCGGGGCAGGTGTTGGAGAGTTTCCGGCTGAATCTTTTCCAGGATGAGATCTATTTGTTTACCCCCAAAGGTGAGCTTCGCATCCTCCCGAAAGGCGCAACCCCGATTGATTTTGCGTTCGATATCCATTCCAAAGTGGGGTGGCATTGCATCGGCGCGAAGGTCAACGGCAGGATTGTCCCGCTGGATACCGAACTGAAATCGGGGGATCAAGTAGAAATCTTGACCTCCAAAAACCAAACTCCCAGTGCCAACTGGGAGAAGTTCGCCGTCACCCACAAGGCTCGCAGCGGCGTGCGGAAATGGCTGAACGAGGACCACCGCAAACGCATCCAAGCCGGGCGCGAGGCGTTTGAACGCCGTGCCAAAAAGGAGAAACTCCACATCAACGATGATGAATTGGAGCGGGTGGCGCACCAGCTGCGGTTCGAGAATCGTGGTGAATTTTTTGCGGAGATTGGCTACGAGCGGATTGCGCCGGAAGCCGCCGTCGCCATGGTTCGCGACCGGATGAAGGCCGCATCCCCCGCGGCCCAGCAACCAAAGGAGGAGGTTTCCGCGCTTGACGGGCAAGCCATCTACAACCGGTTTGTGAACGATGCCCGCACCACCACCACCGGCATTATCGTTGACGGGACCTTGCAGGGGATGAAATACACCTACGCCGGATGCTGCAACCCAATCCCCGGGGACCAGGTGATTGGCGTTGTCACCACCGGCAAAGGCGTTACCATCCATCGGGTAACGTGCAGCAACGTGCTGGCGATGCTCCGGAACCCGAAGATGAGCAACCGGATTATTGACGTGCGGTTTGCCAGCGCCGATGGGTTCGAGTTTTTATCGGCAATCAAGGTGACGGGGGAGGACCGCCCGGGAATCTTGAACGACTTGACCCACGCCATTCTTAGCTACCAAAACACCAACATCCGAAGCGTCAATATCGAGTCGCAAGACTCGCTGTTCGAAGGGGTGCTGACGGTGATCGTGAAGAACATTGACCACCTGCACCGGTTGATGGAACGCCTGCGGAAAATCCGCAACGTCCAGAACGTGGAGCGGTTCGAGCAGGGGAGCGGGGAGTAA
- a CDS encoding carboxypeptidase M32 yields MPTATFTNFLDRARTVSDLRAASSLLHWDQETYMPDGAAAVRAEQSATLETLTHQMATSDEYAAMLETVRQESERGELEGWEQKLVEESHREFERSRKLPDEFVREMSRVQSLAHHAWRKARAQQDFSIFAPLLEQIVGLKRQAAEYFGYAENPYDALIDQYEPGMLASQLRPVFDRLRKGTGELLQKIADAGAPPDDSVLFTDFDPEQQLAFSKKIIQQLGFDFNTGRVDLSAHPFCTSFGSSDVRLTTRIFRDDLRSCLFGLMHEAGHGMYEQGFAPQLLRTPLAAGTSMGIHESQSLLWENMVGRSEEFWQWAFPELAGTFPDRLAGFDSLSFFRAINVMKPSFIRVEADELTYNMHIILRFEIEDDLINGRMSVAEIPAVWNQKSQEYLGIAPPNDSLGCLQDIHWSFGGFGYFASYTLGKLYAAMFFNRATEQLPDLRQQIARGEFGSLLGWLRENLHQWGKSKNAAQLANDICGRPLTETDFLAYLDRKIERVYGKG; encoded by the coding sequence ATGCCAACAGCCACATTTACCAACTTCCTTGACCGCGCCCGCACCGTCAGCGATCTGCGCGCCGCCAGTTCGCTTCTCCATTGGGATCAAGAAACCTATATGCCGGATGGAGCCGCTGCCGTCCGTGCCGAGCAATCGGCCACGCTGGAGACCCTGACCCACCAAATGGCAACCTCGGACGAATACGCCGCCATGCTGGAGACCGTCCGCCAGGAATCGGAGCGGGGAGAGTTGGAGGGATGGGAGCAAAAATTGGTGGAGGAATCCCACCGCGAGTTCGAGCGTTCCCGCAAGTTGCCCGATGAGTTCGTGCGGGAGATGTCGCGGGTGCAATCGCTGGCCCACCATGCCTGGAGGAAAGCGCGGGCGCAGCAGGACTTCAGCATTTTCGCGCCATTGCTAGAGCAGATTGTTGGGCTGAAACGCCAGGCCGCGGAGTACTTCGGCTATGCCGAAAATCCTTACGATGCCTTGATTGACCAGTACGAGCCGGGGATGTTGGCTTCGCAGCTCCGCCCGGTGTTCGACCGCTTGCGGAAAGGGACGGGGGAGTTGCTGCAAAAAATTGCCGATGCCGGCGCGCCGCCCGACGACTCGGTGCTTTTCACCGATTTCGACCCCGAGCAGCAGCTTGCGTTCTCCAAAAAAATCATCCAGCAACTTGGGTTCGATTTCAACACCGGGCGGGTGGATCTTTCGGCGCATCCGTTCTGCACCTCGTTCGGCAGCAGTGATGTTCGCCTAACAACCCGCATCTTCCGCGACGACCTTCGCAGCTGCTTGTTTGGGCTGATGCACGAGGCCGGGCATGGGATGTACGAGCAAGGATTCGCGCCGCAGCTTCTCCGCACACCCCTTGCAGCCGGGACCTCGATGGGAATCCATGAATCGCAGTCGCTGCTGTGGGAAAATATGGTGGGGCGTTCGGAGGAGTTTTGGCAGTGGGCGTTCCCAGAGCTTGCCGGAACTTTCCCTGACCGGCTTGCCGGGTTCGATTCACTCAGCTTCTTCCGGGCCATCAATGTGATGAAGCCAAGTTTCATCCGGGTTGAGGCCGACGAGCTGACTTACAACATGCACATCATCCTCCGGTTCGAGATTGAGGATGACCTTATCAACGGGCGGATGAGCGTTGCGGAGATCCCCGCAGTCTGGAATCAGAAATCGCAGGAGTATCTGGGCATTGCCCCCCCGAACGATTCGTTGGGCTGCTTGCAGGACATCCATTGGTCCTTTGGTGGGTTCGGCTACTTTGCCAGCTACACGCTGGGGAAACTGTATGCCGCAATGTTCTTCAACCGCGCAACGGAGCAGCTGCCGGACTTGCGCCAGCAGATTGCGCGGGGTGAGTTCGGAAGCCTGTTGGGGTGGCTGCGGGAGAACCTGCACCAGTGGGGAAAATCCAAAAACGCTGCGCAGTTGGCCAACGACATCTGCGGCCGCCCGCTGACCGAAACGGACTTCCTTGCCTACCTTGATCGGAAGATTGAGCGGGTGTACGGAAAGGGATAA